One Desulfobacterales bacterium genomic window carries:
- a CDS encoding DUF58 domain-containing protein, producing the protein MKIVPTYRLILMVGLILLPCTLLVALLAPMRNPTILVTVGLIAGVVADAYRSKDRLQGIQVMLPEVVRISRGREGNFNLHIENGNSTIRRIRLGLSFPEEIDTPTVELAVELPSDTQTSVIAWSLTGLKQGRFLMDRCYLETVSPWGLWAVRSAVAARMEIRVYPSLFDEHKNLSGLFLNRGLGIHAQRQVGKGRDFEQLREYVPGDSFEDIHWKTTAKRGIPITKVYQIERTQQIYVIIDASRLSARSSATKKLASNREDRNTANDMVPILQRFITAALIMALAAERQGDLFGLLTFDDKVRSFLKAKMGKSHFNVCRDSLYMLQPQNVSPDFAELFTFIGTKIRRRALMVFLTHLDDPILADSFTRHIDIIARHHVVLVNMIKPLTAKPLFTSESVSSVNDIYTDLGGHMLWRRLRETQKILQKRGVGFAMLENENLCTDLVGQYLSLKRRQVL; encoded by the coding sequence ATGAAGATTGTACCCACATACCGGCTAATTCTGATGGTGGGGTTGATTTTGTTGCCCTGCACTTTGCTGGTCGCTTTACTGGCGCCGATGCGAAACCCAACCATTCTGGTGACGGTTGGCCTTATCGCAGGGGTTGTTGCAGACGCTTATCGCTCCAAGGACCGATTGCAAGGGATTCAGGTTATGTTGCCGGAAGTCGTTCGAATTTCAAGAGGCCGCGAGGGCAATTTTAACCTCCATATCGAAAATGGGAACTCGACGATCAGGCGTATACGACTGGGCTTGTCTTTCCCGGAAGAAATCGACACCCCTACAGTCGAGCTGGCTGTCGAGTTGCCGTCGGATACCCAAACCTCAGTTATCGCTTGGTCTTTGACGGGTCTAAAGCAAGGACGCTTTCTGATGGATCGGTGTTATCTGGAAACGGTGTCGCCCTGGGGGTTGTGGGCTGTGCGATCGGCAGTTGCAGCCCGTATGGAGATTCGGGTGTATCCCAGCCTGTTTGATGAACATAAAAATTTAAGTGGACTTTTTTTGAATAGGGGCCTGGGAATTCATGCCCAACGACAGGTCGGAAAGGGCCGGGATTTCGAACAGCTTAGAGAATACGTTCCCGGTGACAGTTTTGAAGATATCCACTGGAAGACAACCGCCAAGCGTGGCATACCGATTACCAAAGTCTATCAGATCGAAAGAACCCAGCAAATATATGTGATCATTGATGCATCGCGCTTAAGCGCTCGATCTTCAGCGACAAAGAAGTTGGCAAGCAACAGAGAAGATCGTAACACTGCCAACGATATGGTCCCCATACTGCAGCGTTTTATTACAGCGGCCCTCATTATGGCATTGGCTGCAGAGCGACAAGGCGATTTGTTCGGCCTTTTGACCTTTGACGACAAGGTGCGCTCTTTTTTAAAGGCCAAAATGGGTAAATCCCATTTCAATGTCTGTCGGGATTCACTCTATATGCTGCAGCCGCAAAATGTATCCCCTGATTTTGCTGAGCTGTTTACCTTTATCGGCACCAAAATTCGTCGCCGCGCCCTGATGGTTTTTCTCACTCATCTGGATGATCCGATCCTGGCAGACAGTTTTACACGTCACATCGATATCATTGCCAGACATCATGTGGTCCTGGTCAATATGATCAAACCATTGACCGCCAAGCCGCTGTTTACTTCGGAATCCGTTTCATCGGTCAACGATATTTATACCGACCTGGGTGGACATATGCTCTGGCGGCGGCTGCGCGAAACCCAAAAGATTTTGCAAAAACGTGGTGTCGGTTTTGCAATGCTTGAAAATGAAAACCTATGTACGGATTTAGTGGGGCAGTATTTGTCATTGAAAAGAAGACAAGTTCTTTAG
- a CDS encoding amino acid ABC transporter ATP-binding protein produces the protein MIEIIDMHKWFGEFHVLRGIDLTIQQKERIVICGPSGSGKSTLIRCINRLEEHQRGKIIVDGIELTNNLKNIEKIRTEVGMVFQHFNLFPHLTIVDNLALGPIWVRKVPKKEAVETAMHYLEKVHIAEQAQKFPGQLSGGQQQRVAIARSLCMSPKIMLFDEPTSALDPEMIKEVLDVMIDLAQEGMTMIVVTHEMGFAKSVAHRVLFMDFGQIVEGNTPEEFFENPQHDRTKLFLSQILH, from the coding sequence ATTATCGAAATTATTGATATGCACAAGTGGTTTGGGGAATTCCATGTGCTGCGAGGTATTGATCTGACCATTCAACAAAAAGAGCGTATCGTCATTTGCGGTCCGTCAGGTTCCGGTAAATCAACCCTGATTCGCTGCATTAATCGTTTGGAAGAGCATCAACGCGGCAAAATTATCGTTGATGGTATTGAGCTGACGAATAACCTCAAAAATATCGAAAAAATCAGAACCGAAGTCGGCATGGTCTTTCAGCACTTCAATCTTTTTCCGCACTTGACCATTGTTGATAATCTGGCCCTGGGGCCGATTTGGGTCAGAAAAGTGCCCAAGAAAGAAGCTGTTGAAACCGCCATGCATTATCTGGAAAAGGTCCATATTGCCGAGCAAGCCCAAAAATTTCCTGGACAGCTATCCGGGGGGCAGCAGCAACGGGTGGCGATTGCCCGCAGTCTGTGTATGTCGCCGAAAATCATGCTATTTGATGAGCCCACCTCTGCCTTGGACCCCGAGATGATCAAAGAAGTTCTGGATGTTATGATAGACCTTGCCCAGGAGGGTATGACCATGATTGTGGTGACTCATGAGATGGGTTTTGCCAAGAGCGTGGCCCACCGGGTGCTATTTATGGATTTTGGGCAGATTGTGGAAGGAAACACGCCCGAAGAGTTTTTCGAAAATCCCCAGCACGATCGCACCAAACTATTTCTCAGCCAGATATTACACTAA
- a CDS encoding amino acid ABC transporter permease — translation MEAYVQETPVEELKPPVSSVGVLGWVKANLFNGWFNSLLTIVTLYILWEIIPPFIRWAFIDSVWNTTGAVCRDIDGACWSIITTNLRFIIFGFFPYDQQWRPLIAMLLLFGLLFYSRDRNHWHKYLAYAWLIGLVVMGFLMRGGLFGLPGVETSQWGGLPLTLLLSVFGLTAAYPLGVVLALGRQSRMPAIRMLCVVYIELIRGVPLISLLFMGSIIFPLFLPEGITINQILRAQVAIILFTAAYIAEVVRGGLQAMPRGQYEAAESIGLNYFLTMRLIILPQALKIVIPPTVSILISAFKDTSLVVIIALWDLLKTTQATLSNPEWMGFSREAYIFVAILYFLGCFSMANYSRKLEKELSTEEH, via the coding sequence ATGGAAGCTTATGTTCAGGAAACACCGGTAGAGGAGTTAAAACCACCGGTTTCGAGTGTGGGGGTCCTTGGATGGGTGAAAGCCAATCTGTTCAACGGCTGGTTTAACTCCCTGCTGACGATCGTAACACTTTATATTCTGTGGGAGATCATTCCACCGTTTATCCGCTGGGCTTTTATTGACAGTGTCTGGAATACCACCGGAGCCGTGTGCCGGGACATAGACGGCGCCTGTTGGTCGATTATTACGACCAATTTGCGCTTCATTATTTTTGGCTTCTTTCCGTATGACCAGCAGTGGCGGCCTTTGATTGCCATGCTGCTCCTATTTGGCTTGCTGTTTTACAGCCGTGACCGAAATCATTGGCATAAATACTTGGCTTATGCCTGGCTGATCGGCTTGGTGGTTATGGGGTTTCTGATGCGCGGAGGGCTCTTTGGGTTGCCCGGGGTAGAAACCTCTCAATGGGGTGGGCTGCCGCTGACGCTGCTGCTATCCGTTTTCGGGCTCACTGCGGCCTATCCTCTGGGGGTTGTCCTGGCATTGGGTCGTCAGTCTCGGATGCCGGCAATTCGCATGCTGTGCGTCGTGTACATTGAACTCATCCGCGGCGTCCCGCTGATCAGTCTGCTGTTTATGGGCTCCATAATCTTTCCACTATTTTTGCCCGAAGGCATTACCATCAATCAAATTTTGCGGGCCCAGGTAGCCATTATTTTGTTTACAGCTGCCTATATTGCCGAAGTCGTTCGCGGCGGTTTGCAGGCTATGCCGCGCGGACAATACGAGGCTGCTGAGTCCATCGGGCTAAACTATTTTCTGACCATGCGGCTGATTATACTGCCCCAGGCACTGAAAATTGTAATACCGCCGACCGTAAGCATCCTCATTTCCGCCTTTAAAGATACGTCTCTGGTGGTCATCATCGCACTCTGGGATCTGTTGAAAACCACCCAAGCGACACTATCAAATCCCGAATGGATGGGTTTCAGCCGCGAGGCTTATATTTTTGTTGCCATACTTTATTTTTTAGGCTGTTTTTCGATGGCCAATTACAGCCGTAAGCTGGAAAAGGAATTGTCTACTGAAGAACACTAA
- a CDS encoding MoxR family ATPase: MNENTEILKKALLRTKQEVAKVIIGYDHVVDLALIAIFTGTHALIEGVPGIAKTLLVRTLAHVMRSDFARIQFTPDLMPTDITGTQVFNLQTNEFTLVKGPVFCTFLLADEINRAPAKTQSALLQAMQERTVTIDRDTHSLSPNFTVFATQNPIEYEGTYPLPEAQKDRFMLKINMDPPSKADELVLAQRMLGKDAPEDTLASGAVQQIITEELIGKLRAAMAGILVQEDLVAYVVDIVRKSRSHQSILVGAGPRATQALLLSSRAFAAISGRDFVTPDDIKQMAFPVLEHRLILRPEYEIEGLTVKEVIENILKEIAVPR, from the coding sequence ATGAATGAGAATACCGAAATTTTGAAAAAGGCTTTGTTGCGAACCAAACAGGAAGTGGCCAAGGTGATCATCGGCTATGACCATGTGGTTGATCTGGCATTAATTGCCATTTTTACCGGTACCCACGCACTGATTGAAGGCGTGCCGGGCATTGCCAAAACACTGCTGGTCAGAACCCTTGCGCATGTGATGCGCTCCGATTTTGCGCGGATTCAATTTACACCCGATCTGATGCCAACCGATATTACCGGAACGCAAGTATTTAATCTGCAGACCAATGAATTTACGTTGGTTAAAGGCCCGGTATTTTGCACTTTCCTGCTGGCCGATGAAATCAACCGAGCGCCTGCCAAAACCCAATCGGCTCTGCTGCAGGCCATGCAAGAGCGCACAGTCACCATCGACCGCGACACGCATTCGTTATCGCCAAATTTCACGGTATTTGCCACTCAAAATCCGATTGAATATGAAGGCACTTATCCGTTGCCCGAGGCGCAGAAAGATCGGTTTATGCTTAAGATTAACATGGACCCGCCGAGCAAAGCGGATGAACTCGTTTTGGCTCAGCGTATGCTGGGAAAGGATGCACCCGAAGACACGCTGGCCAGCGGGGCAGTTCAGCAGATCATAACGGAAGAACTCATCGGCAAGCTGCGGGCGGCGATGGCTGGAATTCTGGTGCAGGAAGACCTGGTTGCTTATGTCGTCGACATCGTCCGTAAATCACGTTCGCATCAAAGCATTCTTGTCGGTGCCGGGCCGCGGGCCACGCAGGCGCTTTTACTTTCCAGTCGTGCGTTTGCGGCCATAAGCGGCCGTGATTTTGTGACACCTGATGATATCAAGCAGATGGCCTTTCCGGTTCTGGAACATCGCCTGATTCTGCGCCCCGAATATGAAATTGAAGGGCTAACGGTCAAAGAAGTGATTGAGAATATTTTAAAAGAAATTGCGGTACCGCGGTAG
- a CDS encoding amino acid ABC transporter substrate-binding protein codes for MMKRFKLLVAVFLAVVLTSGIALAGTLEEVRARGHIIAGVNGGVFGFSMPDDKGVWKGLDVDTARAISAAVFADPNKVKFSALTAVQRLPALQAKEIDVLCRNTTQTLTRETVNGLNFAPVNYYDGQGFLISKKLGVKSAKELGGATVCVLPGTTTEMNAADFFRANNLKWKPVVIEQTAELNKAFFAGRCDVLTSDMSQLAAQRSVSPNPAEYVLLPEIISKEPLAPVVRHGDDQWYDIVKFTVMALINAEEMGITSKNVDDMLKSKNPEIQRFLGVSPGMGKALGLDEKWAYNIIKMVGNYGEIYERNVGPNTPLGLERGLNALWTEGGIMYAAPFR; via the coding sequence ATGATGAAACGTTTCAAACTACTTGTAGCTGTCTTTTTGGCGGTGGTGCTGACCTCAGGCATTGCGCTGGCCGGCACACTCGAAGAGGTTCGCGCCAGAGGCCATATTATTGCCGGTGTCAACGGCGGCGTATTTGGTTTCAGTATGCCGGATGACAAAGGCGTCTGGAAAGGACTGGATGTTGACACCGCCAGGGCCATTTCCGCTGCCGTATTCGCTGATCCCAATAAAGTCAAATTTAGTGCACTAACGGCAGTACAGCGTCTGCCGGCGCTGCAGGCCAAGGAAATTGATGTGCTGTGCCGCAACACCACCCAAACCCTCACGCGCGAAACCGTCAACGGTTTGAATTTTGCCCCCGTCAATTACTACGATGGTCAGGGCTTTTTGATCTCCAAGAAATTAGGGGTTAAAAGCGCCAAAGAATTAGGGGGTGCGACGGTTTGTGTGTTGCCGGGCACAACCACCGAGATGAATGCGGCCGACTTTTTCCGCGCCAACAACCTGAAATGGAAGCCGGTGGTTATTGAGCAAACCGCCGAATTAAATAAAGCCTTTTTTGCCGGGCGCTGTGACGTGCTGACCTCAGATATGTCCCAATTGGCGGCGCAGCGATCGGTTTCGCCGAATCCGGCAGAATATGTACTGCTGCCTGAAATTATTTCCAAGGAACCTCTGGCGCCGGTTGTGCGGCATGGAGACGACCAGTGGTATGACATCGTTAAATTTACCGTCATGGCCCTGATCAATGCTGAGGAAATGGGGATTACCTCTAAAAACGTCGATGATATGCTCAAAAGCAAAAATCCGGAAATCCAACGTTTTCTGGGCGTATCACCGGGTATGGGTAAAGCCCTGGGCCTGGATGAAAAATGGGCCTACAATATCATCAAAATGGTCGGAAACTATGGCGAAATCTATGAACGCAACGTCGGGCCGAATACACCGTTAGGCCTTGAACGGGGACTGAATGCATTGTGGACCGAAGGTGGTATCATGTATGCCGCTCCGTTCAGATAA
- a CDS encoding PilZ domain-containing protein, whose protein sequence is MNPSDTAVGKYPIIARLFELINHISEDQFILILKDLLKEQFSAQLFKLVIDMSDEHQAALLKHLQTKVDTIISEDRRRYTRKPCLIPLTYIVQGRQFDGYILDISDHGVFIETSNALFSSQEIIMTFSAPSYQKPLTITGEIVWSSQNGIGVKFSQLNAHQHKAITEFSANKSEVVKIKS, encoded by the coding sequence ATGAATCCATCTGATACCGCTGTTGGCAAATACCCGATCATCGCGCGCTTATTTGAGCTGATAAACCATATCTCAGAAGACCAGTTCATCCTTATTTTAAAAGATCTATTAAAAGAGCAATTTAGCGCTCAATTATTCAAGCTGGTCATCGACATGTCCGATGAGCATCAAGCTGCTTTGCTGAAGCATTTGCAGACCAAGGTTGACACTATCATCAGCGAAGACCGACGTAGATACACGCGCAAACCCTGTTTGATACCATTGACCTACATCGTTCAGGGTCGCCAGTTTGACGGGTATATACTGGATATCAGCGATCATGGGGTATTTATCGAAACCAGCAACGCTCTCTTCAGCAGCCAGGAAATCATCATGACATTTTCGGCTCCCAGCTATCAGAAACCACTGACCATCACCGGTGAAATTGTCTGGAGCAGCCAAAATGGAATTGGCGTAAAATTCAGCCAGCTTAACGCACACCAACATAAAGCCATCACAGAATTTTCGGCAAACAAGTCAGAAGTGGTCAAAATCAAAAGTTAA
- a CDS encoding hydrolase, with the protein MLTTENSALVLVDVQGKLAQAMHDKEGFFDTIIRLVKGARILELPILWNEQNPAGLGPTITEIAELLPNQKPLSKLSFSCYGNENFVKELKKLNRPNLLVAGIETHVCVYQTAADLIAQNYAVQVVADAVASRTAENKQIGLEKCKQAGAGLTSTETVLFELLRIAKGDKFKEIINVVK; encoded by the coding sequence ATGCTGACAACTGAAAACAGCGCACTGGTTTTGGTCGATGTTCAGGGCAAACTGGCCCAGGCCATGCATGACAAAGAAGGATTTTTCGATACAATCATCAGACTGGTCAAAGGCGCAAGAATACTGGAGCTCCCCATCTTATGGAACGAGCAAAATCCCGCCGGACTGGGGCCCACTATAACCGAAATTGCCGAACTTTTGCCGAATCAAAAACCACTGAGCAAACTCAGTTTCAGTTGCTACGGTAATGAGAATTTTGTCAAAGAACTCAAAAAGCTGAATCGCCCAAACTTATTGGTTGCCGGCATTGAGACCCATGTCTGCGTTTATCAGACGGCAGCTGATTTAATTGCTCAGAATTACGCCGTCCAGGTGGTTGCTGATGCAGTTGCCTCCCGCACAGCTGAAAATAAGCAAATCGGCCTTGAAAAATGCAAACAGGCCGGCGCCGGTCTGACCAGTACTGAAACCGTCTTGTTTGAATTGCTTAGAATCGCCAAAGGTGACAAATTCAAAGAAATTATCAACGTAGTCAAGTAA
- a CDS encoding RDD family protein, with product MNLYYADGDRQVGPIGKTELQSLIRTKKIDANTLVWQPGMTEWQALGIFVRRKTQGEAATREPAPPAQQSLCSECGQAFAEDDMIRFSDVWVCSGCKPIIVQKIKEGVAISGAMDYAGFWLRFGAWFIDYIILGIISMVIYLPITLLGAFSFDQPAVFVTFQVISTILNFVLPAAYEIWFVGKYGATPGKMACKIKVVTADGQMISYGRSVGRHFAKYISGLILGIGYIMAGFDDQKRSLHDRICDTRVIKSGEI from the coding sequence ATGAATTTGTATTACGCTGATGGTGATCGGCAGGTCGGACCGATTGGCAAAACTGAGCTGCAGTCCCTGATCAGAACCAAAAAAATAGATGCCAATACCCTTGTCTGGCAGCCCGGCATGACGGAGTGGCAAGCCTTGGGTATTTTTGTGCGCCGTAAAACCCAAGGTGAGGCCGCAACGAGGGAACCGGCGCCGCCGGCCCAACAATCATTGTGTTCTGAATGCGGTCAAGCGTTTGCCGAAGATGACATGATCCGGTTTTCAGATGTCTGGGTGTGCTCTGGCTGTAAACCGATTATTGTTCAAAAGATCAAAGAGGGTGTCGCCATTTCCGGTGCTATGGATTATGCCGGGTTTTGGCTCCGTTTTGGGGCCTGGTTTATTGATTATATCATCTTGGGCATTATCAGCATGGTAATTTATCTTCCGATAACCCTATTGGGTGCCTTTTCTTTTGATCAACCGGCTGTATTCGTCACCTTTCAAGTCATTTCAACAATTCTCAATTTTGTCCTCCCGGCTGCCTATGAGATTTGGTTTGTGGGCAAATATGGTGCGACACCGGGGAAAATGGCCTGTAAAATAAAAGTGGTCACCGCCGACGGACAGATGATCAGTTATGGCAGATCTGTCGGCAGACATTTTGCTAAATATATCAGCGGGTTGATTCTTGGAATCGGCTATATCATGGCCGGGTTTGATGACCAAAAGCGCTCGCTGCATGACCGAATATGTGACACCCGTGTGATCAAGTCAGGGGAGATATAG
- a CDS encoding nitrate reductase, producing the protein MPNANLNWNSIYEFLTGPALWFTFIFFVGGLLIRMAFLFRLSRKKDRVIYNHFNADWGLRSIVHWIIPFASASMRQQPVFSIVAFIFHLSLVAVPLFLSAHIFLWEEAFGITLWSLPDGWADGLTLVFIAAALFLIVRRRIRPEVRILTSAWDYTLLVITMLPFISGFLAYHQWGPYEVMLILHIVFSQILLILIPITKLAHMILFFFTRAFIGFEMGGRRGARSW; encoded by the coding sequence ATGCCAAACGCAAATTTAAACTGGAACAGCATTTATGAATTTTTAACCGGGCCGGCCCTCTGGTTTACCTTTATCTTTTTTGTCGGCGGGCTGCTTATCCGAATGGCTTTCTTATTTCGCCTGAGTCGTAAAAAAGATCGCGTCATTTACAATCATTTCAATGCGGACTGGGGATTGCGATCCATTGTTCACTGGATCATCCCCTTTGCCAGCGCCTCTATGCGGCAGCAGCCGGTTTTTTCGATTGTCGCTTTTATCTTTCATCTGTCGCTGGTGGCTGTGCCGTTGTTTTTAAGCGCCCACATTTTTTTATGGGAGGAAGCTTTCGGCATCACCCTGTGGTCTCTGCCCGACGGGTGGGCCGACGGGTTGACCCTGGTTTTTATTGCTGCGGCCCTGTTTTTAATTGTGCGTCGTCGAATCAGACCTGAGGTCAGAATCTTAACCAGTGCCTGGGATTACACGCTGCTGGTGATCACCATGCTGCCGTTTATTTCTGGTTTCCTGGCCTATCATCAATGGGGGCCATATGAAGTGATGCTGATCTTGCATATTGTATTCAGTCAAATTCTGTTGATTCTGATCCCGATCACCAAGTTGGCACACATGATCCTTTTCTTTTTCACCCGGGCGTTTATCGGCTTTGAGATGGGTGGGCGGAGAGGAGCCCGATCATGGTAA
- a CDS encoding amino acid ABC transporter permease, with protein sequence MVTDGKAIPADTDLSEKVPFWLDPQKRAIVYQIGVLCMFGLLAYYLISNTLINLEKQAIATGFSFLNKESSFEIGETLIPYSAANTYGRALVVGALNTLKVAFIGIVITLILGTILGIARLSSNWLVSKIAGIYIEVMQDIPVLLQLFFWYAIFYESLPSPREALNPFHGLFLCNRGVIFAVPESHPAHKYMLLALILACIGIYFFRRWAKKRQDATGQALPVFRISIATIIGLPLTTWLIFGAPVKMDVPVLTGFNFKGGTTLSPEFIALLLGLVLYTAAFVAEVVRAGIQSVSKGQREAAMSIALKPTQVLNLVILPQALRVIIPPLTSQMLNLTKNSSLAVAIGFPDFVSVANTTINQTGQSIEGVALIMAVYLFFSLSTSAFMNWYNKKVKLVER encoded by the coding sequence ATGGTAACGGACGGAAAAGCAATCCCGGCAGACACCGATCTGTCTGAAAAAGTTCCTTTCTGGCTTGATCCTCAAAAGCGTGCCATTGTTTATCAGATTGGCGTGCTGTGCATGTTCGGGCTACTGGCCTACTATCTTATCTCCAACACCCTGATCAATCTTGAAAAGCAAGCGATTGCCACCGGATTCAGCTTCCTGAACAAGGAATCATCCTTCGAGATCGGTGAGACCCTGATTCCGTATTCAGCCGCCAACACCTATGGGCGTGCGCTGGTGGTCGGGGCCCTCAACACTCTAAAAGTCGCTTTTATCGGCATTGTCATCACCTTGATTTTGGGAACCATTCTCGGGATTGCCCGTCTGTCGAGTAACTGGCTGGTTTCAAAAATCGCCGGGATCTACATTGAAGTGATGCAGGATATCCCGGTACTGTTGCAGCTGTTTTTCTGGTATGCGATTTTTTACGAAAGCCTGCCATCGCCGCGCGAGGCGCTCAATCCTTTTCATGGACTCTTTCTTTGCAACCGCGGCGTTATCTTTGCGGTTCCCGAAAGCCATCCTGCGCATAAATATATGCTTCTGGCTTTAATATTAGCTTGCATCGGCATTTACTTTTTCCGGCGCTGGGCCAAAAAACGGCAGGATGCAACCGGACAGGCGCTTCCGGTGTTCCGTATCTCTATCGCCACCATCATTGGCCTGCCGTTGACAACCTGGCTGATTTTTGGTGCTCCGGTGAAAATGGATGTGCCTGTGCTGACGGGTTTTAATTTTAAAGGCGGAACGACGCTCAGCCCCGAATTCATAGCCCTGCTGTTGGGCCTGGTGCTGTATACAGCCGCATTCGTTGCGGAAGTGGTGCGGGCTGGCATTCAATCGGTGAGCAAAGGCCAGCGCGAGGCCGCCATGTCCATTGCTTTGAAACCGACGCAGGTATTGAATCTGGTGATTTTACCTCAGGCGTTGCGGGTGATTATACCGCCGTTGACCAGCCAGATGCTGAATCTGACCAAAAACAGCTCGCTTGCGGTGGCCATTGGATTTCCGGATTTTGTTTCGGTCGCCAATACCACTATTAATCAAACCGGCCAATCTATTGAAGGCGTGGCCCTGATCATGGCGGTTTATCTGTTTTTCAGCTTGTCCACTTCGGCATTTATGAATTGGTACAACAAAAAGGTTAAACTGGTCGAAAGATAA
- a CDS encoding DUF4350 domain-containing protein: MPKANAIRTIIFVVIITGFLLGVVKLFLLRFEAGDIYPPYSTLRSDPVGSRAFYRSLENLRNISVQRNYQTLANLEFEQPSTFFFIGASVFNSESVAEEWVDVIERLTTSGGRLVLSFIPVEKKPAKWRISSCSANRTDPSPDQNDGQTDESADTQADADTGEAPSDSTSQQPISSTETQCVDLRDKWGLLLAFADTPATTAVKTITDEPLAGTENLPQRISWHTAVYFDDLDDSWRVIYSAEGRPVIVERSYGNGSLVLLADTFFISNEALRSERYPELLAWTVGPNTRLIFDETHLDIRKQPGVLSLIKKHRFHWFICAIAVLAVLFVWKNSAYFVPPPKNRHDPTGQGVYSSRDSTQGLISLLRRNIPAQQLLQTCAYEWRRAFQRNLHFGSDPSDSTNSVFEKMKAYRPPSNDPVVGYRQICKIISKGRHNE; this comes from the coding sequence TTGCCCAAGGCTAATGCCATACGCACCATTATTTTTGTCGTCATTATTACCGGCTTTTTGCTCGGGGTGGTTAAACTGTTTCTGCTGCGCTTTGAAGCCGGAGACATTTATCCGCCTTACTCAACGTTGCGCAGCGATCCAGTAGGAAGCCGGGCGTTTTATCGCAGTTTAGAAAATTTGAGAAACATTTCAGTGCAGCGCAACTACCAGACATTGGCAAACTTGGAATTTGAGCAACCCAGCACCTTTTTTTTTATTGGTGCATCGGTATTCAATTCTGAATCCGTGGCTGAAGAATGGGTTGACGTTATTGAGCGTTTAACCACCAGCGGTGGCCGGCTGGTCCTCTCATTTATACCGGTTGAGAAAAAACCGGCAAAATGGCGCATATCATCATGCTCGGCTAACCGTACCGACCCATCTCCAGATCAAAACGACGGTCAAACAGATGAATCCGCTGACACTCAAGCGGACGCCGACACGGGGGAGGCCCCATCCGATAGTACTTCCCAGCAGCCCATCTCATCAACAGAAACCCAATGTGTTGACCTGAGAGACAAATGGGGGCTCCTGTTGGCATTTGCTGATACCCCGGCGACCACGGCTGTCAAAACTATTACTGACGAACCGTTGGCAGGTACAGAAAATTTGCCGCAGCGCATTTCCTGGCACACAGCCGTTTATTTTGATGATTTGGATGATAGCTGGCGCGTTATTTATTCCGCAGAGGGCCGACCGGTTATCGTAGAAAGATCCTATGGCAATGGCAGCCTGGTGCTTTTGGCGGATACCTTTTTCATCAGTAATGAAGCTTTACGATCCGAGCGGTATCCGGAATTGTTGGCTTGGACAGTTGGACCCAATACACGGCTAATTTTCGATGAAACGCATCTGGACATTCGTAAGCAACCGGGCGTGTTAAGCCTGATTAAGAAGCATCGTTTCCACTGGTTTATATGTGCCATTGCTGTTTTGGCCGTTTTGTTCGTCTGGAAAAATTCGGCCTATTTTGTACCGCCTCCCAAAAATCGCCACGACCCTACAGGCCAAGGCGTTTACTCCAGCCGCGACTCCACCCAGGGACTTATTAGCCTGTTGCGCCGCAATATTCCCGCACAGCAATTGCTACAGACCTGTGCGTATGAATGGAGACGTGCTTTCCAGCGAAACCTGCACTTTGGGAGTGACCCCAGCGATTCGACCAACAGCGTTTTTGAGAAAATGAAAGCCTATAGACCACCATCCAATGATCCGGTTGTCGGCTATCGGCAGATCTGCAAAATTATTTCAAAAGGAAGACACAATGAATGA